The Syngnathoides biaculeatus isolate LvHL_M chromosome 1, ASM1980259v1, whole genome shotgun sequence region AGATAGTTCACCCTTCGCAAAAAGAAAAGCGCGAGAGAACACGATTATTACGGTACTACGTAATTCTCCTAATTCCATTGGCGTGGTTGGATCCTCCGCCGGTGTTGACCAAGTTTTTTGTGgggagaacaaaaacatttggattttgaCTCCATCTCTTAATGCTAAAGCACAGACGGAAGACAGAAACGGCTGCATTAGCTTCTTGGTAGCTCCATGTTATCAAAACGTTTTGTGCAGCTATTTTAATGGTTTAGATCACTTTTGAAGGTCAAACAGTCGCCAATTTTGATGTAAAAGTTCCTGACACCTGGCACGGAGGTTTTCCAAATCCTCCGTGAGGAAGAACGGGTTCTGCGTGATGACGTAGCCCAAACGGGAGTCGTCCACGCCGAGGGCTTTGAGGAAGAGCATCCTCGGAGCCACGTCGGCATCGAAGTTAAGTCTGAGCAGCATGGAGCCGACGTTGGGCCTCCCCTCCAGCTTCCACAGGTTCACCCCTGCCGGGTGAGATATTATCATCACCACTGCAAATCCATATTCCTCGCGTTGGAGTCCATTTATTTACCGAGATGCACTAATTTCGCGAGCGTCTCCGACTGATCGACGTAGTCTCTGAGGGAGGCGGCGACCGGAGGGATGGACGGAAGAGGCGCGAGACGTACAGCCTCTTCATCGCTGATCTCCTCCAGCGCGTACGATCCAGCGGCCGCATCCAGATCTgaaaacacgaaaaaaaaaaaaaaaaaacaatgtcgaAAGCTTTCAAAATATGACCATTTAGGTATACCTAATAGTGCGGGGCTTTCATCCAGTGCCACGCCCTTTTTAGCGTGTAATAACTGGTTTGTGTCTTCCTTCGTTTCCCCACGTTTGGCAAGCAAATCACTGTAAAAACGAATGAGCTGTGGCCGGTAATGTTTTGTTGGAGTCCCAGTGACGTTTGGAAGTTGCCGTGGCCTTAAGACTGTGCAGCAGTGACGAACTTGAGCGCAGCCGGTCGTGGTCGCTTTCTTGAGGGTACGAAGAAGAAATCTGTGCTTGAGACACAGCTGCACACCGGaagatgccatttttttctgctaaaTAAATGAGCaacattattcatatttttttccatatctcAAAAACACGCCGTAGTTTACATTAGAACAACATTTAAGATTGCATGACAGTATTTTATTTACCGCATATAACACAGACTTAACAATATTGCACACGTTTTCATGTACGTTGTTACATGTGCACTACGGTATAATAGCGAGAGCTAaaacatgctaatgctagtgaaCATATTTTTATACATAAAACACCAACGTAAGATATGCTAACTCACCATTTAAAAAGGATTTGAACCTACATTTCGCTTCTTGcaatgtcaaatgttttcacGTGGGGAAATGGGCCGACCCGGAAATACGTCATAAAATCGAATGTACCATGCCGCAAATACGGGGGTACGTTGTAAGCTTTGGGTTAATTAACAACGGTTTGATCACATACAAAGCAAGTACAATCACTAAAAATAATATGCAAGATGTACgtgaaaaaataatacagataattgttgaagttttgaattgttttgatcaaaatattattaataGT contains the following coding sequences:
- the mterf3 gene encoding transcription termination factor 3, mitochondrial isoform X3, which codes for MASSGVQLCLKHRFLLRTLKKATTTGCAQVRHCCTVLRPRQLPNVTGTPTKHYRPQLIRFYSDLLAKRGETKEDTNQLLHAKKGVALDESPALLDLDAAAGSYALEEISDEEAVRLAPLPSIPPVAASLRDYVDQSETLAKLVHLGVNLWKLEGRPNVGSMLLRLNFDADVAPRMLFLKALGVDDSRLGYVITQNPFFLTEDLENLRARVNYLKSKKFTSENVASMVSRAPYLLNFSVKRLDNRLGFYQQQLGLSASNTRNVVSRLPRLLCGSLEPVKENLKVCEIELGFKANEIQHIVLAVPKILTANKRKLTQIFDFLHNTMKVPHHLIAKSPQVLNTKFLRIKERHLFLEYLGRAQYNPDQANYVSLERLASSPDDTFCAEVALASPEDFFLFQKTL
- the mterf3 gene encoding transcription termination factor 3, mitochondrial isoform X1 → MQKKMASSGVQLCLKHRFLLRTLKKATTTGCAQVRHCCTVLRPRQLPNVTGTPTKHYRPQLIRFYSDLLAKRGETKEDTNQLLHAKKGVALDESPALLDLDAAAGSYALEEISDEEAVRLAPLPSIPPVAASLRDYVDQSETLAKLVHLGVNLWKLEGRPNVGSMLLRLNFDADVAPRMLFLKALGVDDSRLGYVITQNPFFLTEDLENLRARVNYLKSKKFTSENVASMVSRAPYLLNFSVKRLDNRLGFYQQQLGLSASNTRNVVSRLPRLLCGSLEPVKENLKVCEIELGFKANEIQHIVLAVPKILTANKRKLTQIFDFLHNTMKVPHHLIAKSPQVLNTKFLRIKERHLFLEYLGRAQYNPDQANYVSLERLASSPDDTFCAEVALASPEDFFLFQKTL
- the mterf3 gene encoding transcription termination factor 3, mitochondrial isoform X2 translates to MKKMASSGVQLCLKHRFLLRTLKKATTTGCAQVRHCCTVLRPRQLPNVTGTPTKHYRPQLIRFYSDLLAKRGETKEDTNQLLHAKKGVALDESPALLDLDAAAGSYALEEISDEEAVRLAPLPSIPPVAASLRDYVDQSETLAKLVHLGVNLWKLEGRPNVGSMLLRLNFDADVAPRMLFLKALGVDDSRLGYVITQNPFFLTEDLENLRARVNYLKSKKFTSENVASMVSRAPYLLNFSVKRLDNRLGFYQQQLGLSASNTRNVVSRLPRLLCGSLEPVKENLKVCEIELGFKANEIQHIVLAVPKILTANKRKLTQIFDFLHNTMKVPHHLIAKSPQVLNTKFLRIKERHLFLEYLGRAQYNPDQANYVSLERLASSPDDTFCAEVALASPEDFFLFQKTL